One part of the Actinomycetes bacterium genome encodes these proteins:
- a CDS encoding EamA family transporter encodes AVLVGAVGLAVVGFGRSAATPAVAMLLTLAAALSWAIGNVLSRRVRSASGLSLTVWSGLVVPVPAVLLSLLVDGPAEVGHALTHLPVSALLATAYTAYLASLVGYGLWNHLLGRHPAAAVVPFALLVPVVGMLAAWAVQGETPNAAETVGGLLLLTGVAGAVVRPAARPRRESGGRPRDACRERVLDGG; translated from the coding sequence TCGCAGTGCTGGTCGGTGCGGTCGGGCTGGCCGTCGTGGGCTTCGGGCGCTCCGCGGCGACACCGGCGGTCGCCATGCTGCTGACGCTGGCCGCCGCGCTGTCGTGGGCGATCGGCAACGTGCTGAGCCGGCGGGTCCGCTCCGCCTCCGGGCTGTCGCTGACCGTGTGGTCCGGCCTGGTCGTGCCGGTGCCGGCGGTCCTGCTCTCGCTGCTCGTCGACGGCCCGGCCGAGGTGGGTCACGCGCTGACGCACCTGCCGGTCAGTGCGCTGTTGGCGACCGCGTACACCGCCTACCTGGCCAGCCTGGTCGGCTACGGCCTCTGGAACCACCTGCTCGGCCGGCACCCGGCGGCTGCCGTCGTGCCGTTCGCGCTGCTCGTCCCGGTCGTGGGCATGCTCGCCGCCTGGGCGGTGCAGGGCGAGACGCCCAACGCGGCCGAGACGGTCGGCGGCCTGCTCTTGTTGACCGGCGTGGCCGGGGCAGTCGTCCGGCCGGCTGCCCGGCCCCGTCGCGAGAGTGGCGGTCGCCCACGCGACGCGTGCCGCGAGCGGGTGCTTGACGGCGGCTGA